One Citricoccus sp. K5 DNA window includes the following coding sequences:
- a CDS encoding helicase associated domain-containing protein yields the protein MMSDRGVSAAVIARLNDVNPEYVREYVRRRGEALRGGPAPTRLALHDRPRPRPSNWPDPDRRWRARLEELDRFLQEHQRRPHARRSDDSRQTGSEWSLAHWLITQRSHHRAERLPLHRERGLDRVLPSWRLDDRSIENESNWRLRLVELLRFLHDHGRFPQHTDMPGDQEKSLAVWVYAQQSAYRAGTLEPERLQWLDRQVPRWRPVREQEERQGSSNSTP from the coding sequence ATGATGTCCGACAGGGGCGTCTCAGCCGCGGTCATTGCCCGCTTGAACGACGTGAACCCGGAGTATGTGCGGGAGTACGTGCGCCGGCGTGGTGAAGCACTTCGGGGCGGGCCCGCCCCGACGCGCCTGGCCCTCCATGACCGGCCGCGCCCCAGGCCCTCGAACTGGCCGGATCCGGACCGGCGCTGGCGAGCCCGCCTCGAGGAACTGGACCGATTCCTCCAAGAACACCAGCGCCGCCCGCACGCCCGCCGGTCGGATGACTCCCGGCAGACTGGTTCCGAGTGGTCCCTGGCCCATTGGCTGATCACCCAACGCTCCCACCATCGCGCAGAACGGTTGCCCTTGCACCGAGAGCGTGGATTAGATCGGGTGTTGCCGTCGTGGAGGTTGGATGACCGGTCGATCGAGAACGAATCCAACTGGCGACTACGCCTGGTCGAGCTGCTGCGCTTCCTCCACGACCACGGTAGGTTCCCCCAGCACACTGACATGCCTGGCGACCAGGAGAAGAGTCTGGCGGTGTGGGTCTATGCCCAGCAGAGCGCCTACCGCGCCGGAACCCTGGAGCCAGAGCGGCTGCAGTGGTTGGACCGGCAGGTTCCGCGGTGGCGTCCGGTACGCGAACAGGAAGAGAGGCAGGGGTCCTCAAACTCCACTCCATAA
- a CDS encoding DUF6504 family protein has translation MGTLTQSVGVTCTTAGVPLRLDWEHRRYIVAAEPARWFERRRWWTEEYRAERGRGPGLVDHEVWRLQVRLERAHNAPLLTLDISHHVDSGRWRLIRVHDDQGLEQSMVGRRPLAST, from the coding sequence GTGGGAACCTTGACTCAATCGGTGGGCGTGACGTGCACCACGGCCGGGGTGCCGCTGCGCCTGGACTGGGAGCATCGCCGCTATATCGTCGCCGCGGAACCGGCCCGCTGGTTCGAACGCCGCCGGTGGTGGACCGAAGAGTACCGGGCCGAGCGCGGCCGCGGCCCCGGCCTGGTGGACCACGAAGTCTGGCGGCTCCAAGTACGCCTGGAACGAGCCCATAACGCGCCCCTGCTCACCCTCGACATCAGCCACCACGTCGATTCGGGCCGCTGGCGATTAATCCGCGTCCACGACGACCAGGGGCTCGAACAGTCCATGGTCGGCCGCCGCCCACTGGCCAGCACCTGA
- the mobC gene encoding plasmid mobilization relaxosome protein MobC produces the protein MAERKRQANVAGGRPARRVVRLSASEDAMLSLAAAEQGVSVPRLLKESALAESAGETVTGRRRLLTALNVVTGQLARVGNNLNQIARGLNTDGELHGDVRGSLDELRGVLRDVDVTIETLALDRGTP, from the coding sequence GTGGCTGAGCGGAAGCGTCAGGCCAACGTGGCTGGTGGTCGTCCGGCTCGCCGGGTGGTGAGGCTCTCGGCCTCCGAGGATGCCATGCTGTCGTTGGCCGCAGCCGAGCAGGGGGTGTCGGTGCCGCGGCTGTTGAAGGAGTCCGCCCTGGCCGAGTCCGCTGGCGAGACGGTGACGGGCCGTCGTCGGCTCCTGACGGCCTTGAACGTGGTGACCGGGCAGCTCGCCCGTGTCGGGAACAACCTGAACCAGATTGCCCGTGGGCTGAACACCGACGGGGAACTGCACGGAGACGTGCGCGGGTCGTTGGATGAGTTGCGCGGGGTGCTGCGTGACGTTGATGTCACGATCGAGACCCTGGCGTTGGATAGGGGCACGCCATGA
- a CDS encoding Lsr2 family protein produces MAQKAQVVLIDDLDGSPAKETVSFGLDGRHYEIDLSTANAKQLRGELTAYVRQGRATAPQAPPRPAAAIRQWAQQNGYDVSARGRIHQDILEAYNNAEQT; encoded by the coding sequence ATGGCCCAGAAGGCACAAGTAGTTTTGATTGACGACCTCGACGGATCTCCGGCAAAGGAAACCGTTTCGTTCGGCCTGGATGGACGCCACTACGAGATCGACCTGTCCACCGCCAATGCCAAGCAGCTGCGCGGCGAACTGACCGCCTACGTTCGCCAGGGCCGAGCCACCGCGCCTCAAGCGCCGCCTCGCCCGGCGGCGGCCATCCGCCAGTGGGCCCAGCAGAACGGTTACGACGTCTCGGCCCGAGGACGCATCCATCAGGACATCCTCGAGGCTTACAACAACGCCGAACAGACGTAG
- a CDS encoding recombinase XerD, translating into MSRPAFTGPCARCDRTGVRFAATWPEGRICRRCYQRATRLHGTCPGCAQHRLLPGLLDGAPACADCTGIPADFHCTRCGREDEFVRTGLCAHCCLADDLTVLLDDGTGAIAAPLLPLFTALTGQKHARSARIWLTINRHAEQLLRDLAQGRLPLTHQTFQEHPCPGKVAFLRALCLEHQLLEPVNLDIERFQSWLETKVSALPAEDARIIRQYALWVHLNRIHHLQATEGLKKGTFLAAKQSITMAIGLLGHLRARGHSPAECTQHDVDAWLAGGPTTRSLARGFVRWAVEHGHLPTVDFPYRIAQATPVISQAQRLEHLRTLTEPSTQIPGTLQVAALFLLLYGQSLTRISRMRLAQIHDTEGKLTVSFTDDRLQIPPPFDRIVRAHLDALPHTNTSAHRANTWLFPGMRPGEHLHQNTIMSRLRERGIDLLGARNASLRALVLEMPAPIVADALNYSYQVTDKHRRDAGATFTDYINHRSTDL; encoded by the coding sequence ATGAGCCGGCCGGCCTTCACCGGGCCCTGCGCCCGCTGCGACCGCACTGGGGTGAGGTTCGCGGCCACTTGGCCCGAGGGGCGGATCTGCCGGCGCTGCTACCAGCGCGCCACCCGCCTGCACGGCACCTGCCCCGGCTGCGCCCAACACCGCCTACTGCCCGGGCTACTCGACGGCGCCCCGGCCTGCGCCGACTGCACCGGCATCCCGGCCGACTTCCACTGCACCCGGTGCGGGCGCGAGGACGAGTTCGTGCGCACCGGACTCTGCGCCCACTGCTGCCTGGCCGATGACCTCACCGTGCTGCTCGACGATGGCACCGGGGCCATCGCTGCACCACTGCTCCCCCTGTTTACCGCCCTGACCGGCCAGAAGCACGCCCGTAGCGCCCGGATCTGGCTCACCATTAACCGGCACGCCGAACAATTGCTGCGGGATCTGGCCCAAGGCCGGCTGCCCCTGACTCACCAGACCTTCCAGGAGCACCCCTGCCCCGGCAAAGTCGCCTTCCTGCGCGCCTTGTGCCTCGAGCACCAACTACTGGAGCCGGTGAACCTGGACATCGAACGCTTCCAGTCCTGGCTCGAGACGAAGGTCAGCGCCCTGCCCGCCGAGGACGCCCGGATCATCCGGCAGTACGCCCTCTGGGTGCACCTGAACCGGATACATCACCTTCAGGCCACCGAGGGCCTGAAGAAGGGCACCTTCCTGGCCGCCAAGCAGTCCATCACCATGGCCATCGGCTTGCTGGGACACCTCAGGGCCCGCGGACACAGCCCCGCGGAATGCACTCAGCACGACGTGGACGCCTGGCTGGCCGGTGGGCCCACCACCCGGAGTCTGGCTCGGGGCTTCGTGCGTTGGGCCGTCGAGCACGGGCACCTGCCCACCGTGGATTTCCCCTACCGCATCGCCCAGGCCACCCCTGTCATCAGCCAGGCCCAGCGGCTGGAACACCTCCGGACCCTCACCGAACCCTCAACTCAGATCCCGGGCACACTGCAAGTCGCCGCTCTGTTCCTGCTGCTCTACGGTCAATCGCTCACCCGCATCTCGCGGATGCGCCTGGCACAGATCCACGACACCGAGGGCAAGCTCACCGTGAGCTTCACCGACGACCGACTCCAGATCCCGCCCCCGTTCGACAGGATCGTGCGGGCACATCTTGACGCGCTGCCGCACACGAACACCTCCGCGCACCGGGCCAACACCTGGCTCTTCCCCGGCATGAGGCCCGGAGAACACCTGCACCAGAACACCATCATGAGCCGCCTGCGTGAGCGAGGCATCGACCTGCTCGGCGCCCGCAACGCCTCTCTGCGGGCCCTGGTCCTGGAAATGCCCGCGCCCATCGTCGCCGACGCCCTCAATTACAGCTACCAAGTCACCGACAAACACCGCCGCGACGCGGGCGCCACCTTCACCGACTACATCAACCACCGCAGCACCGATCTCTGA
- a CDS encoding IS630 family transposase, translated as MARTGRPKAELLLSDEEREQLLRWTRHRKSSQALAQRSRIVLECADGGSNTVVADRLGVTRHTVGKWRARFLEHRLDGLADEDRPGRPATVTAGQVEDVVVATLESTPEYATHWSRSKMAEKSGLSASTIGRIWKAFGLKPHLEDGFKLSNDPFFVDKVYDIIGLYLNPPESAVVLSVDEKSQVQALSRSQPAFPMMPGMPEKRTHDYFRHGTTSLFAAMNVADGTVIASTHRRHRATEFRKFLTKIDREVPEDLDVHVVCDNYGTHKHPTVKTWLANHPRFHMHFTPTYSSWINQVERLFAEVTRDLLQRSDHRSVQALEKDLRDWVKAWNENPKPFIWTKTADQILESLGRLLNRINGAGH; from the coding sequence ATGGCACGTACCGGACGTCCGAAGGCCGAGCTGCTTCTCAGTGATGAGGAGCGTGAACAGCTTCTGCGTTGGACCAGGCACAGGAAGTCCTCGCAGGCACTGGCGCAGCGGTCCAGGATCGTGTTGGAGTGCGCAGACGGCGGATCCAACACCGTGGTCGCCGACCGACTGGGCGTCACGCGCCATACGGTGGGCAAGTGGCGGGCCCGGTTCCTGGAGCACCGCTTGGACGGCTTGGCCGATGAGGATCGGCCTGGCCGTCCGGCCACTGTCACTGCCGGACAGGTCGAGGACGTGGTGGTCGCGACCCTGGAGTCCACCCCGGAGTACGCGACGCATTGGTCGCGATCGAAGATGGCCGAGAAGTCCGGGCTGAGTGCCTCGACGATCGGGCGAATCTGGAAGGCCTTCGGCCTGAAGCCCCACCTCGAGGACGGGTTCAAGCTCTCCAACGACCCGTTCTTCGTGGACAAGGTCTACGACATCATCGGGCTCTACCTGAACCCGCCCGAATCCGCGGTGGTGCTCAGCGTGGATGAGAAGTCCCAGGTCCAGGCCCTCTCCCGCTCCCAGCCGGCGTTCCCGATGATGCCCGGGATGCCGGAGAAACGCACCCATGACTACTTCCGGCACGGCACCACCAGCCTGTTCGCGGCGATGAACGTCGCCGACGGCACCGTGATCGCCTCCACCCACCGCCGCCACCGGGCCACGGAGTTCCGCAAGTTCCTGACCAAGATCGACAGAGAAGTACCCGAGGACCTGGACGTGCACGTGGTCTGCGATAACTACGGCACACACAAGCACCCCACGGTGAAGACCTGGCTGGCCAACCATCCCCGGTTCCACATGCACTTCACGCCCACGTATTCATCCTGGATCAACCAGGTCGAGCGGCTCTTCGCCGAAGTCACCCGAGATCTCCTCCAACGCAGCGACCACCGAAGCGTCCAGGCCCTGGAGAAGGACCTGCGCGACTGGGTCAAGGCCTGGAATGAGAACCCCAAGCCCTTCATATGGACCAAGACCGCAGACCAGATCCTCGAATCCCTCGGACGACTATTGAACCGAATTAACGGCGCAGGACACTAG
- the nrdH gene encoding glutaredoxin-like protein NrdH, with protein MTVYSKPSCVQCNATYRALENKGIAYETVDLSQDAGALERIRTLGYMQAPVVITETGDHWSGFRPDKIEELAKQATAELRRT; from the coding sequence GTGACCGTCTATAGCAAGCCGTCCTGCGTGCAGTGCAATGCCACCTACCGGGCCCTGGAGAACAAGGGCATCGCCTACGAGACCGTGGACCTGTCCCAGGATGCTGGGGCTCTAGAGCGGATCCGGACCCTCGGCTACATGCAGGCCCCCGTCGTGATCACCGAGACCGGCGATCACTGGTCCGGCTTCCGCCCCGACAAGATCGAAGAACTAGCCAAGCAGGCCACCGCAGAACTGCGTCGGACCTGA
- a CDS encoding DUF4192 family protein: MADDKPTMRITTPTDLAGAVPHMVGYQPGNNQIAILGFHGPDYIGAAVHTWTATLGDGPAHAAEVTDHITRAFGDRANSYLAIGYGPEGPDRALLFQDAFTQQTETRAQAWAVDNDRLRVFTPGRGWSPEADLEDTAGTEYSMVTGAQPVATREELARHYEPVSEDQQAHLDPETAQRFATMAPTAQYEWASRALTEGAESKTGLSDEHVAVIAHAVATSVHIRDNLLADVIGDSIKADRLVDVFRRCDDARRPGMADLAGAAQFITRGSTVAIEAITRHTTGELGRMADQAASLGLDPQPLIDSIARDELRQRLTAADRQHYRSHVASHSPLLPNPDPRAPTRPAPDTGQQTRAHPWAGMDR; the protein is encoded by the coding sequence ATGGCCGACGACAAGCCCACCATGCGCATCACCACCCCGACCGATCTGGCCGGAGCCGTCCCCCACATGGTCGGCTACCAACCAGGCAACAACCAGATCGCCATCCTCGGCTTCCACGGACCCGACTACATCGGCGCCGCCGTCCACACCTGGACCGCCACCCTCGGCGACGGACCAGCCCACGCCGCCGAAGTCACCGACCACATCACCCGCGCGTTCGGCGACCGCGCCAACTCCTACCTGGCCATCGGCTACGGACCAGAGGGCCCCGACCGCGCACTCCTGTTCCAGGACGCCTTCACCCAGCAGACCGAGACACGGGCCCAGGCCTGGGCCGTGGACAACGACCGCCTCCGAGTCTTCACCCCTGGCCGCGGGTGGAGCCCCGAAGCCGACCTGGAGGACACGGCCGGCACCGAGTACTCCATGGTCACCGGCGCCCAACCGGTCGCCACCCGCGAGGAACTCGCCCGGCACTACGAACCGGTCTCCGAAGATCAACAAGCGCACCTGGATCCGGAGACCGCCCAACGGTTCGCCACCATGGCGCCCACCGCCCAATACGAATGGGCCTCCCGCGCCCTCACCGAAGGAGCCGAGTCCAAGACCGGCCTGAGCGACGAACACGTCGCCGTCATCGCCCATGCCGTTGCCACCAGTGTGCACATCCGCGACAACCTCCTGGCCGACGTGATCGGCGACAGCATCAAGGCCGATCGCCTCGTCGACGTCTTCCGGCGTTGCGATGACGCACGTCGACCCGGCATGGCCGACCTCGCCGGCGCCGCCCAGTTCATCACCCGCGGCAGCACCGTCGCCATCGAAGCCATCACCCGCCACACCACCGGGGAGCTCGGCCGCATGGCCGACCAAGCCGCCTCCCTCGGCCTCGACCCGCAACCACTGATCGACTCCATCGCCCGCGACGAACTACGCCAGCGCCTCACCGCGGCAGACCGTCAGCACTACCGCAGCCACGTCGCAAGCCATTCCCCGCTCCTACCCAACCCTGACCCCAGAGCGCCTACCCGGCCAGCGCCCGACACTGGTCAGCAGACCAGAGCACACCCCTGGGCCGGGATGGACCGCTAA
- a CDS encoding vitamin K epoxide reductase family protein, whose amino-acid sequence MTTPTTTDHPAEHPSEPPAGAGPASEAAGTPALARHRPFGVVLLVTGAVGWIASAILVLERLALYEDPGHTTSCDINPWVSCGRVMGTWQSELFGFPNPLIGIVAFAVVLATAMVVLSGARPGRWYWAGLQAGVTLGMGFVGWLWFQALYEIYILCLYCMIVWAAMIPLFILLTARNLAHGVIPAPPAVARFATGWAGTLIAVVYVAVAGSVFIQFLPAFTGP is encoded by the coding sequence ATGACAACCCCCACCACCACGGACCACCCCGCCGAACACCCCTCCGAGCCCCCGGCCGGCGCCGGACCGGCCTCCGAGGCGGCGGGGACGCCGGCCCTCGCCCGGCACCGCCCGTTCGGGGTGGTGCTGCTCGTCACCGGCGCCGTCGGCTGGATCGCCTCGGCGATCCTGGTCCTCGAGCGCCTCGCCCTGTACGAGGACCCCGGCCACACCACCAGCTGCGACATCAACCCCTGGGTGTCCTGCGGGCGGGTGATGGGCACCTGGCAGTCCGAGCTGTTCGGCTTCCCGAACCCGCTGATCGGCATCGTCGCCTTCGCCGTGGTGCTGGCCACCGCGATGGTGGTGCTCTCCGGGGCCCGACCCGGCCGCTGGTACTGGGCCGGACTGCAGGCCGGGGTCACCCTGGGGATGGGGTTCGTGGGGTGGCTGTGGTTCCAGGCCCTGTACGAGATCTACATCCTGTGCCTGTACTGCATGATTGTCTGGGCGGCCATGATCCCGCTGTTCATCCTGCTCACCGCCCGCAACCTGGCCCACGGCGTGATCCCCGCCCCGCCGGCGGTGGCCCGGTTCGCCACCGGGTGGGCCGGGACCCTGATTGCCGTCGTGTACGTCGCCGTCGCCGGCTCCGTCTTCATCCAGTTCCTCCCCGCCTTTACCGGCCCCTGA
- a CDS encoding relaxase/mobilization nuclease domain-containing protein, with the protein MMPNVVRGGQMIGLMSYLAGPGRSNEHTTPMVISGDDRVLIEFEPGQELSVEDGQRIGAILDGPRRTHGTEVKAPVFAWDEASQRKVKVAEKDGHVWHCSLSLAKGEREVSKEEWGIIAQGFVERMGFIDPDGAQSSRWVAVHHGVSKAGNDHIHIAVQLVREDGTKANIHNDYYRAQKVCGELEAEHGLAVLESRQVARGLSGDKPAEVARASAEGYPQAPRPELRRRMRTALATAATPSQYIERLGELNVRVAPSFAKGSTTQIRGYKVALGEAQESVWYSPSKLDATLGWPNVLRRFEGAGRESAETLLASMHNSAKRDWSSVQVGSFDPASVEKLFSGKTGTGPDDLSTIYARLSMHVERGKPGAFSQLSEQYARAAQGRGNVTHAVRLGARFAAKDSARGWLAVLAQANRLSRAMTTQSLATHRPQLASRTAALMRTVDVITAQYTLAPSQTRARMGGQQFTRPRPDTGMDR; encoded by the coding sequence ATGATGCCGAACGTGGTCCGCGGCGGGCAGATGATCGGGCTGATGAGCTACCTCGCCGGCCCGGGTCGGTCCAACGAGCACACCACACCAATGGTGATCTCCGGCGACGACCGGGTATTGATTGAGTTCGAACCCGGACAGGAGCTTTCCGTCGAGGACGGGCAACGCATCGGTGCGATCCTGGACGGCCCCCGGCGTACGCATGGCACCGAGGTGAAGGCCCCCGTCTTCGCGTGGGACGAAGCGTCCCAGCGCAAGGTCAAGGTCGCCGAGAAGGACGGCCATGTCTGGCACTGCTCCTTATCCCTAGCCAAAGGCGAGCGGGAGGTGTCCAAAGAGGAGTGGGGAATCATCGCCCAGGGCTTCGTGGAGCGGATGGGGTTCATCGACCCGGATGGGGCGCAGTCCTCCCGTTGGGTGGCCGTGCACCACGGAGTGTCGAAAGCCGGCAACGATCACATTCACATTGCCGTGCAGTTGGTCCGGGAAGACGGAACCAAGGCCAATATTCACAACGACTACTACCGCGCGCAGAAGGTCTGCGGGGAGCTGGAAGCGGAGCACGGGCTGGCGGTGTTGGAGTCCCGTCAGGTGGCCCGTGGCTTGTCCGGGGATAAGCCCGCCGAGGTCGCTCGTGCGTCCGCCGAGGGCTACCCCCAGGCTCCTCGTCCGGAGCTGCGCCGACGGATGCGCACCGCGCTGGCGACAGCCGCCACTCCGTCCCAGTACATCGAACGATTGGGTGAGTTGAACGTGCGGGTGGCACCGTCGTTTGCCAAAGGATCCACCACCCAGATCCGCGGGTACAAGGTGGCCCTCGGCGAGGCACAGGAATCGGTCTGGTACTCCCCATCGAAACTGGATGCCACCCTAGGGTGGCCCAACGTTCTACGCCGCTTCGAAGGCGCCGGAAGGGAATCGGCCGAGACCCTGCTGGCCTCGATGCACAACAGTGCGAAGCGCGACTGGTCTTCGGTGCAGGTCGGGTCCTTTGACCCGGCATCGGTGGAGAAGTTGTTCAGCGGAAAGACCGGCACCGGCCCGGACGACCTGTCCACGATCTACGCCCGCTTGTCCATGCACGTCGAGCGAGGCAAGCCGGGTGCGTTCTCCCAGCTCTCGGAGCAGTACGCCCGTGCTGCCCAAGGGCGGGGCAACGTGACCCACGCGGTGCGCTTGGGAGCTCGATTCGCGGCCAAGGACAGTGCCCGTGGGTGGCTTGCGGTGTTGGCCCAGGCCAATCGGCTCTCCCGGGCGATGACCACTCAATCCTTGGCCACGCACCGTCCGCAGTTGGCGAGCCGCACCGCTGCGCTGATGCGCACCGTGGACGTGATCACGGCCCAGTACACCCTCGCACCCAGCCAGACCCGCGCCCGGATGGGCGGCCAACAGTTCACCCGGCCCCGACCGGATACCGGAATGGATCGATAG
- a CDS encoding Lsr2 family protein yields MAQKVEVVLVDDLDGSPADETVQFSLDGRHYEIDLSAQHAKELRATLKTHIRKARAVAPPAPANEAARIREWAAENGYEVSRRGRLHRDVVEAYRNAKK; encoded by the coding sequence TTGGCACAGAAGGTGGAAGTAGTTTTGGTAGACGATCTGGACGGTAGCCCAGCGGATGAAACCGTTCAGTTCTCCTTGGACGGACGCCATTACGAAATCGATTTATCGGCGCAGCACGCCAAGGAACTCCGCGCAACCCTCAAGACACACATCCGCAAGGCCCGCGCGGTCGCGCCACCGGCCCCCGCCAACGAGGCGGCACGGATCCGTGAATGGGCCGCCGAAAACGGCTACGAAGTATCCCGCCGCGGACGGCTGCACCGAGACGTGGTGGAGGCATACCGCAACGCCAAGAAGTAA
- a CDS encoding helix-turn-helix transcriptional regulator — MKRHVEYTWRLREVMAARGMNNLSELIPHLHDRGVSLSSSQLYRLLGATPERMNLTLLGALLDVLECSFEDLCPTTVVATPVRHQATGTEASTAKRDAIRPIRARIHRPE; from the coding sequence ATGAAACGGCACGTGGAGTACACCTGGCGGCTGCGGGAGGTCATGGCCGCCCGGGGGATGAACAACCTCTCCGAGCTCATCCCCCACCTGCACGATCGCGGGGTGAGCCTGTCGTCTTCCCAGCTCTACCGGCTGCTCGGGGCCACCCCGGAGCGGATGAACCTGACTCTGCTCGGGGCGCTGCTGGACGTGTTGGAGTGCAGCTTCGAAGATCTCTGCCCCACCACGGTGGTGGCCACTCCGGTCCGGCACCAGGCCACCGGCACCGAGGCCAGCACCGCGAAGAGAGACGCCATCCGCCCGATCAGGGCCCGCATTCACCGGCCCGAATGA
- a CDS encoding DNA-binding protein, translating to MVEMSTPTVSDRVFAACDQLEAAGERITVATVRKQAQVSMQDASEGVRAWRQAHAQAQSVPEPPEAVARALNGAWGAALTAARTEVEHLATEARQAQEHAEAEAADLLAAITETEVSRDEARSELERIRAELTRAQAEQQQAIGKASDAIQARAREEGRREQAVNEAGRLRGELDEAKERVREFQDIADQAKAQAQQDRHARAQAEAETKTARTALTEAEISRDEAFSTLKDCRADLTKVQAERDQAVETAAQARQDQAQEKATRQQAEAEVAQLRKDLKSSREKLRKTDTETKSLRTELSAAQEEIRTLRD from the coding sequence ATGGTCGAAATGTCCACCCCGACCGTGAGCGACCGCGTCTTCGCGGCCTGTGACCAGCTCGAGGCCGCCGGAGAGCGCATCACCGTGGCTACGGTGCGGAAGCAGGCCCAGGTCTCCATGCAGGATGCCTCCGAGGGCGTGCGCGCCTGGCGGCAGGCCCACGCGCAGGCTCAGTCCGTGCCCGAACCTCCCGAGGCCGTGGCCCGGGCCCTGAATGGCGCTTGGGGGGCAGCCCTGACGGCCGCGCGGACGGAGGTTGAACACCTGGCCACCGAGGCCAGGCAGGCCCAAGAGCACGCCGAAGCCGAAGCGGCCGACCTCTTGGCAGCCATCACCGAGACGGAAGTCAGTCGCGATGAAGCCCGTAGCGAGCTCGAGCGAATCCGGGCCGAGCTGACCAGGGCCCAAGCCGAACAGCAGCAGGCCATCGGAAAAGCGTCGGATGCCATCCAGGCCCGCGCCCGCGAGGAGGGCCGTAGGGAGCAAGCGGTGAACGAAGCGGGTCGGCTACGAGGAGAGCTTGACGAGGCCAAGGAGCGGGTCCGCGAGTTCCAAGACATCGCCGACCAGGCGAAAGCGCAGGCCCAGCAAGACCGCCATGCGCGGGCCCAGGCCGAAGCGGAGACGAAAACGGCGCGAACAGCCCTCACGGAGGCCGAGATCAGTCGGGACGAGGCCTTCAGCACCCTCAAAGACTGCCGAGCTGACCTGACCAAAGTGCAGGCCGAGCGGGATCAAGCGGTCGAGACCGCGGCCCAAGCCCGTCAAGACCAAGCCCAGGAGAAGGCCACCCGCCAGCAGGCGGAAGCCGAGGTGGCACAGCTGCGGAAAGATCTCAAGAGTTCCCGGGAAAAGCTCCGCAAGACCGACACCGAGACGAAGTCTCTGCGTACCGAGCTGAGCGCGGCTCAAGAAGAAATTCGGACGCTGCGCGACTAA
- a CDS encoding DUF4913 domain-containing protein: protein MIVEFGSADDPATETHQGAEKERPLCFPNAGAWVEGWLLPHYRRNPATRRWDPQWWRYEEVGTVLEALWESWEQVRWGDAMASTAWFRDYLWPIMDRLTDPDGPFWDYDPPRSTDVPPQWAVTPAPRGWF from the coding sequence ATGATCGTGGAATTCGGCAGCGCTGACGATCCGGCCACCGAGACGCACCAGGGGGCCGAGAAAGAGCGGCCTCTGTGCTTTCCCAATGCCGGTGCCTGGGTCGAGGGCTGGCTGCTCCCCCACTATCGGCGCAACCCCGCCACCCGCCGCTGGGACCCCCAGTGGTGGAGGTACGAGGAAGTCGGCACCGTCCTCGAAGCACTCTGGGAATCCTGGGAACAAGTCCGGTGGGGCGACGCCATGGCCTCCACCGCCTGGTTCCGGGACTACCTCTGGCCCATCATGGACCGACTCACCGACCCCGACGGCCCCTTCTGGGACTACGACCCACCCCGATCCACCGACGTGCCTCCTCAGTGGGCGGTCACCCCAGCGCCTCGAGGTTGGTTCTGA